In one Modestobacter sp. L9-4 genomic region, the following are encoded:
- a CDS encoding chemotaxis protein CheA, with protein MEGLDDIVEEFLVESHENLDQLDQDLVALEQDPRSRDRLSSIFRTIHTIKGTSGFLAFNRLEEVAHVGENLLSRLRDGALDLTPSRTSALLMMTDIIRALLAAIEATGGEGTVEVAETVVVLAAALEDVPTPAVETAVVAEAEAVVAAEAVVEAAEAPAPAKPAKRAPAKRASRAKAAVPSPAPVPALETVAAPVVEAPQAAPAPVAPAPAAAVAVTPPPAAAAPAASLAPEPGTPEAGPKARGVADSTIRVDVDLLDNLMLLVGELVLTRNQIVQYVGRQNDQDLVRASQRLNLIASELQESAMKTRMQPIDHIWSKLPRVVRDLGLQLSKNIRLEMEGKDTELDKTLLEAVKDPLTHLVRNSVDHGIESTADRIAAGKSPEGVLTLRSRHESGQVVVEVADDGAGIDPAKIGRSAVNKGLLTPEAVARMSPQDLLNMIFAPGFSTAAAVTNVSGRGVGMDVVKTNIEGIGGTIEVESVVGRGTCMRLRIPLTLAIVPALTIECAGDRYAIPQISLQELVALDAEKASAAVEEVGGASVYRLRGELLPLVRLADVLGLPSDRHDGHVVIAVLRSEGRRFGLVVDRVINTEEIVVKAVSSQLKAIGLYSGATVLGDGAVALILDVQALARRALRAESADRQETRAAITAAVATQERQRMLLAAIGGGRRVAIPLDTVTRLEQVRSETVERVGSREVVQYRGAILPIVRLDRHLGAFGADDRETLEVIVYADHGRSVAIVVEEILDIVDGEASVHSDIDDLGLLGSAVIGDRVTELLDVRAAILAADPAFYNPVPGMPGPDAFAALDGAGSHLMEV; from the coding sequence GTGGAAGGTCTGGACGACATCGTCGAGGAGTTCCTCGTGGAGAGCCACGAGAACCTGGACCAGCTGGACCAGGACCTCGTCGCCCTGGAGCAGGACCCACGGTCGCGGGACCGGCTCTCGAGCATCTTCCGCACGATCCACACCATCAAGGGCACCAGCGGCTTCCTCGCCTTCAACCGGCTCGAGGAGGTCGCGCACGTCGGGGAGAACCTGCTGTCCCGGCTCCGCGACGGTGCGCTGGACCTGACCCCCTCGCGCACCAGCGCGCTGCTGATGATGACCGACATCATCCGGGCGCTGCTGGCCGCCATCGAGGCCACCGGCGGTGAGGGCACCGTCGAGGTCGCCGAGACCGTCGTGGTGCTCGCCGCAGCCCTCGAGGACGTCCCCACCCCCGCGGTCGAGACCGCCGTCGTCGCCGAGGCGGAGGCCGTCGTGGCCGCCGAGGCCGTGGTCGAGGCCGCCGAGGCGCCCGCCCCGGCGAAGCCCGCCAAGCGGGCACCGGCCAAGCGCGCCTCCCGCGCCAAGGCAGCCGTCCCGTCCCCGGCGCCGGTCCCCGCCCTGGAGACCGTCGCCGCCCCCGTGGTCGAGGCGCCGCAGGCAGCCCCGGCCCCGGTCGCCCCGGCCCCCGCCGCTGCCGTCGCCGTCACGCCGCCCCCGGCTGCCGCAGCGCCGGCCGCCTCCCTCGCCCCCGAGCCGGGCACGCCCGAGGCCGGCCCCAAGGCCCGCGGCGTCGCCGACAGCACCATCCGGGTCGACGTCGACCTGCTGGACAACCTGATGCTGCTCGTCGGGGAGCTGGTGCTCACCCGCAACCAGATCGTCCAGTACGTGGGCCGGCAGAACGACCAGGACCTGGTCCGCGCCTCGCAGCGGCTCAACCTCATCGCCAGCGAGCTGCAGGAGAGCGCGATGAAGACGCGCATGCAGCCCATCGACCACATCTGGTCCAAGCTCCCCCGCGTCGTCCGCGACCTCGGTCTCCAGTTGTCGAAGAACATCCGGCTGGAGATGGAGGGCAAGGACACCGAGCTCGACAAGACCCTGCTCGAGGCGGTCAAGGACCCCTTGACCCACCTGGTGCGCAACTCCGTCGACCACGGCATCGAGTCCACCGCCGACCGGATCGCCGCCGGCAAGTCCCCCGAGGGCGTGCTGACGCTGCGCTCGCGGCACGAGAGCGGCCAGGTCGTGGTCGAGGTCGCCGACGACGGCGCGGGCATCGACCCGGCCAAGATCGGCCGGAGTGCGGTGAACAAGGGCCTCCTCACGCCCGAGGCCGTGGCCCGGATGAGCCCGCAGGACCTGCTGAACATGATCTTCGCCCCCGGCTTCTCCACCGCTGCCGCCGTCACCAACGTCTCCGGCCGCGGGGTCGGCATGGACGTGGTCAAGACCAACATCGAGGGCATCGGCGGCACCATCGAGGTCGAGTCGGTCGTGGGCAGGGGCACCTGCATGCGGCTGCGCATCCCGCTGACCCTCGCGATCGTCCCGGCGCTGACCATCGAGTGCGCCGGCGACCGCTACGCCATCCCGCAGATCAGCCTGCAGGAGCTCGTCGCCCTGGACGCCGAGAAGGCCTCCGCCGCGGTCGAGGAGGTCGGCGGCGCGTCGGTCTACCGGCTCCGCGGCGAGCTGCTCCCCCTCGTCCGGCTGGCCGACGTCCTGGGCCTGCCCTCGGACCGGCACGACGGCCACGTCGTCATCGCCGTCCTCCGCTCGGAGGGGCGCCGCTTCGGCCTGGTGGTCGACCGCGTCATCAACACCGAGGAGATCGTCGTCAAGGCGGTCAGCAGCCAGCTCAAGGCGATCGGCCTGTACTCCGGGGCCACCGTGCTCGGTGACGGCGCCGTGGCGCTCATCCTCGACGTCCAGGCGCTGGCCCGCCGGGCGCTGCGGGCCGAGTCGGCCGACCGGCAGGAGACCCGCGCCGCGATCACCGCGGCCGTCGCGACCCAGGAGCGGCAGCGGATGCTGCTGGCCGCCATCGGTGGCGGCCGCCGGGTCGCCATCCCGCTGGACACCGTCACCCGCCTCGAGCAGGTGCGCAGCGAGACCGTCGAGCGGGTCGGGTCGCGGGAGGTCGTGCAGTACCGCGGCGCGATCCTGCCGATCGTCCGGCTCGACCGGCACCTGGGCGCCTTCGGCGCCGACGACCGGGAGACCCTCGAGGTCATCGTCTACGCCGACCACGGCCGCAGCGTGGCCATCGTGGTCGAGGAGATCCTCGACATCGTCGACGGCGAGGCCTCGGTGCACAGCGACATCGACGACCTGGGCCTGCTGGGCTCGGCCGTCATCGGCGACCGGGTCACCGAGCTGCTCGACGTGCGGGCCGCGATCCTCGCCGCCGACCCCGCCTTCTACAACCCGGTGCCCGGCATGCCCGGCCCCGACGCCTTCGCCGCCCTCGACGGCGCCGGCTCCCACCTGATGGAGGTCTGA
- a CDS encoding universal stress protein translates to MTEQQQPVVVVGHVPNPRGQAALAHGLRESRQRGARLVVVNASRGDSLVDEDYLQGEALTRLHEELTGSGVTFEVRQPVHGRDVAEELSAVVEETSAELLVIGLRRRSAVGKLLMGSAAQRILLEVECPVLAVKSPPREG, encoded by the coding sequence ATGACCGAGCAGCAGCAGCCCGTCGTGGTCGTGGGCCACGTGCCCAACCCCCGGGGCCAGGCCGCCCTGGCGCACGGGCTGCGGGAGAGCCGGCAGCGCGGCGCCCGGCTCGTGGTGGTCAACGCCTCCCGCGGTGACTCCCTCGTCGACGAGGACTACCTCCAGGGCGAGGCGCTCACCCGGCTGCACGAGGAGCTGACCGGGTCGGGGGTCACCTTCGAGGTGCGCCAGCCGGTGCACGGCCGGGACGTCGCCGAGGAGCTGTCCGCGGTGGTCGAGGAGACCTCCGCCGAGCTGCTGGTGATCGGGCTGCGGCGCCGCTCCGCGGTCGGGAAGCTGCTCATGGGCAGCGCCGCCCAGCGGATCCTGCTCGAGGTCGAGTGCCCGGTCCTGGCCGTCAAGAGCCCGCCCCGGGAGGGCTGA
- a CDS encoding tripartite tricarboxylate transporter permease — protein MALDDLLGGFADAITPLNLLFALLGVLLGTAVGVLPGIGPAMTVALLLPATYVLEPTSALIMFAGIYYGGMYGGSTTSILLNTPGESSSIMTALEGNKMAKAGRGSAALATAAIGSFVAGTIATLLLALVAPTVVDLAIGVTAADYFALTVIAFVAVATVLGSSPLRGLASLCLGLYLGLVGTDVITGQERFTLGVPQLSDGIDVVVVAVALFAVGEALYVASRLRRGAVHVIDHKGNWMTREDFRRSWKPWLRGTAFGFPFGALPAGGAEIPTFLSYATERKLTKHPEEFGKGAIEGVAGPEAANNAAAAGVLVPLLTLGIPTSATAAIILAAFQGYGIQPGPTLLTTEGPLVWTLIASLLIGNAMLLVLNLPLVGVWVKLLRIPRPYLYAGILAFASLGSYAVNADPLDLILLLVLGLLGFVMRRYGWPVAPAVIGLILGPIAEANLRRALAISDGDLGVLVDTWFSRIVLLLALLALVVPIVLRAVRGPRTTPHDLQHADAEIEERTAR, from the coding sequence ATGGCCCTCGACGACCTGCTGGGCGGGTTCGCCGACGCGATCACGCCGCTCAACCTGCTCTTCGCCCTGCTCGGGGTGCTGCTGGGCACCGCCGTCGGCGTGCTCCCGGGCATCGGGCCGGCGATGACGGTGGCGCTGCTGCTCCCGGCCACCTACGTGCTGGAGCCCACCAGCGCCCTGATCATGTTCGCCGGCATCTACTACGGCGGGATGTACGGCGGGTCGACCACGTCGATCCTGCTCAACACCCCCGGTGAGTCCAGCTCGATCATGACCGCGCTCGAGGGCAACAAGATGGCCAAGGCCGGCCGCGGGTCCGCCGCGCTGGCCACCGCGGCCATCGGCTCCTTCGTCGCCGGCACGATCGCCACGCTGCTGCTGGCCCTCGTCGCGCCCACCGTGGTCGACCTGGCCATCGGCGTCACCGCCGCCGACTACTTCGCCCTCACCGTCATCGCCTTCGTCGCGGTGGCCACCGTGCTGGGCTCCTCGCCGCTGCGCGGGCTGGCCTCGCTGTGCCTGGGGCTGTACCTCGGGCTGGTGGGCACCGACGTCATCACCGGCCAGGAGCGGTTCACCCTCGGGGTCCCCCAGCTGTCCGACGGCATCGACGTCGTGGTCGTCGCGGTCGCGCTGTTCGCCGTCGGCGAGGCGCTCTACGTCGCCTCCCGGCTCCGCCGTGGGGCGGTGCACGTCATCGACCACAAGGGCAACTGGATGACCCGGGAGGACTTCCGCCGGTCCTGGAAGCCGTGGCTGCGCGGGACCGCCTTCGGCTTCCCGTTCGGCGCGCTGCCGGCCGGTGGCGCGGAGATCCCGACGTTCCTGTCCTACGCCACCGAGCGGAAGCTGACCAAGCACCCCGAGGAGTTCGGCAAGGGCGCCATCGAGGGCGTCGCCGGGCCGGAGGCGGCCAACAACGCCGCGGCCGCCGGCGTGCTCGTCCCGCTGCTCACCCTGGGCATCCCCACCTCGGCCACCGCGGCGATCATCCTGGCCGCCTTCCAGGGCTACGGCATCCAGCCCGGGCCCACCCTGCTGACCACCGAGGGCCCGCTGGTCTGGACGCTCATCGCCTCGCTGCTGATCGGCAACGCGATGCTGCTGGTGCTGAACCTGCCGCTGGTGGGGGTGTGGGTGAAGCTGCTGCGGATCCCCCGGCCCTACCTGTACGCCGGCATCCTGGCCTTCGCCTCGCTGGGCTCCTATGCGGTCAACGCCGACCCGCTGGACCTCATCCTGCTGCTGGTGCTCGGCCTGCTCGGTTTCGTCATGCGACGGTACGGCTGGCCGGTGGCCCCCGCGGTGATCGGGCTGATCCTCGGCCCGATCGCGGAGGCCAACCTGCGCCGGGCGCTGGCGATCAGCGACGGCGACCTGGGCGTGCTGGTCGACACCTGGTTCAGCAGGATCGTGCTCCTGCTGGCGCTGCTGGCCCTCGTGGTGCCGATCGTGCTCCGCGCCGTGCGCGGCCCCCGCACCACGCCGCACGACCTGCAGCACGCAGATGCCGAGATCGAGGAGAGGACCGCACGATGA
- a CDS encoding tripartite tricarboxylate transporter TctB family protein codes for MSTAVTPPGTDTSGRTGRTGRPSGELVMAVLLAALGVYLLIDAGAIAIPGSSNTVGPRFFPYAVGALTLVTGVGLAFRVLRGDRGPADDSEDVDPDAPTDWRAVAVIAVAFGAHALLINVIGWPLAVALMFAAVSWALGAVGVVRPFLIGLALGCVAWIVFVKALNVALPGGTVLEFLTGWF; via the coding sequence GTGAGCACCGCGGTCACTCCCCCGGGGACGGACACGTCCGGGCGCACCGGGCGCACCGGGCGGCCCTCCGGTGAGCTGGTGATGGCGGTGCTGCTGGCGGCACTGGGCGTCTACCTGCTCATCGACGCCGGCGCCATCGCCATCCCGGGCTCCAGCAACACGGTCGGCCCGCGGTTCTTCCCCTACGCCGTCGGCGCGCTCACCCTGGTCACCGGGGTGGGGCTGGCGTTCCGCGTCCTGCGCGGCGACCGGGGCCCGGCCGACGACAGCGAGGACGTCGACCCCGACGCCCCCACCGACTGGCGCGCGGTCGCGGTCATCGCGGTCGCGTTCGGCGCACACGCGCTGCTGATCAACGTGATCGGCTGGCCGCTGGCCGTGGCGCTGATGTTCGCCGCGGTGTCCTGGGCGCTCGGCGCCGTGGGTGTCGTCCGGCCCTTCCTCATCGGCCTGGCGCTGGGCTGCGTCGCCTGGATCGTCTTCGTCAAGGCCCTGAACGTGGCGCTGCCCGGCGGCACGGTCCTCGAGTTCCTGACGGGCTGGTTCTGA
- a CDS encoding tripartite tricarboxylate transporter substrate binding protein, giving the protein MPLTRRSFLAGALAAPALGVLAGCAGTVVQPGDLSRLRMMVPASPGGGWDTTARTLQRVIQSSGVARNVQVFNVEGAGGTIGLGQLARQDDDALLMMMGLVMVGAVDTNDSATRLTDVTPIAQLIGETELIVVPAESPYDDLASFVEAWKADPRGTPIAGGSAGGTDQILAGLLAQAADIDPREVNYIPYSGGGESLSALLGNQVAAGISGTADYGSQVTGGTLKGLAVSTAERSGQVPDVPTIKESGFDVEVTNWRGLMARPGMSDGAREDLIGLVQQAHDTDEWAEALANRGWLDTFQTGDDYGEFLAAEETRVRQVLIEIGLIDQ; this is encoded by the coding sequence GTGCCGCTGACCCGCAGGTCGTTCCTCGCCGGCGCGCTCGCCGCCCCCGCGCTCGGGGTGCTGGCCGGCTGTGCCGGCACCGTCGTGCAGCCCGGCGACCTCTCCCGGCTGCGGATGATGGTGCCCGCCAGCCCGGGCGGCGGGTGGGACACCACCGCCCGCACGCTGCAGCGCGTCATCCAGTCCAGCGGCGTCGCCCGCAACGTCCAGGTGTTCAACGTCGAGGGCGCCGGCGGCACCATCGGCCTGGGCCAGCTGGCCCGCCAGGACGACGACGCCCTGCTGATGATGATGGGCCTGGTCATGGTGGGCGCCGTCGACACCAACGACTCCGCCACCCGGCTCACCGACGTCACCCCGATCGCCCAGCTGATCGGTGAGACGGAGCTGATCGTCGTCCCGGCGGAGTCCCCCTACGACGACCTGGCCTCGTTCGTGGAGGCCTGGAAGGCCGACCCGCGCGGCACCCCGATCGCCGGCGGCTCGGCCGGCGGCACCGACCAGATCCTGGCCGGGCTGCTCGCCCAGGCCGCCGACATCGACCCGCGCGAGGTCAACTACATCCCCTACTCCGGCGGCGGCGAGTCGCTGTCGGCGCTGCTGGGCAACCAGGTCGCCGCCGGCATCTCCGGGACGGCCGACTACGGCTCGCAGGTCACCGGCGGGACGCTCAAGGGGCTGGCGGTCTCGACCGCCGAGCGGTCGGGTCAGGTGCCCGACGTCCCCACCATCAAGGAGAGCGGCTTCGACGTCGAGGTGACCAACTGGCGCGGCCTGATGGCCCGACCGGGGATGAGCGACGGCGCCCGCGAGGACCTCATCGGGCTGGTCCAGCAGGCGCACGACACCGACGAGTGGGCCGAGGCCCTGGCCAACCGGGGCTGGTTGGACACCTTCCAGACCGGAGACGACTACGGCGAGTTCCTCGCCGCGGAGGAGACGCGCGTGCGACAGGTGCTGATCGAGATCGGGTTGATCGACCAGTGA
- the otsB gene encoding trehalose-phosphatase — MTDLGGALADLARQRPLLVASDYDGVLARLRDDPGSAVPEPGVADLLTRLAAVEGVTVALVSGRGVADLQATSGLTGPFRWVGSHGAEFDGPLSGDLAVRRDELVAALAPLVAAVPGARLEVKPAGAAVHVRTVTDRDAAARLLADAAAGPGADPSLTAKPGKDVLELAVTDADKGSALLRLRDELGATGVLYLGDDVTDEDGFTAIAPDGLSVKVGDGDTAARHRVPDLDGVRDLLARLAELLAP, encoded by the coding sequence GTGACCGACCTCGGCGGGGCCCTCGCCGACCTCGCCCGGCAGCGGCCGCTGCTGGTGGCCAGCGACTACGACGGGGTGCTCGCCCGGCTGCGCGACGACCCCGGCAGCGCCGTCCCCGAGCCCGGGGTCGCCGACCTGCTCACCCGGCTGGCCGCGGTCGAGGGCGTCACCGTGGCCCTGGTCAGCGGGCGCGGGGTCGCCGACCTGCAGGCCACCAGCGGGCTGACCGGCCCGTTCCGCTGGGTGGGCAGCCACGGCGCGGAGTTCGACGGCCCGCTCAGCGGTGACCTCGCCGTCCGGCGCGACGAGCTGGTGGCCGCACTGGCCCCGCTGGTGGCCGCGGTGCCGGGCGCCCGGCTGGAGGTCAAGCCGGCCGGTGCGGCGGTGCACGTGCGCACGGTGACCGACCGGGACGCCGCCGCCCGCCTGCTCGCCGACGCCGCCGCCGGCCCCGGCGCCGACCCGTCGCTGACCGCCAAGCCCGGCAAGGACGTGCTGGAGCTGGCCGTCACCGACGCCGACAAGGGCTCTGCGCTGCTCCGGCTGCGCGACGAGCTGGGCGCCACCGGCGTCCTCTACCTCGGCGACGACGTCACCGACGAGGACGGCTTCACCGCGATCGCGCCCGACGGGCTGAGCGTCAAGGTCGGCGACGGCGACACGGCGGCCCGGCACCGGGTGCCCGACCTGGACGGCGTGCGTGACCTGCTGGCGCGGCTGGCGGAGCTGCTCGCCCCCTGA
- a CDS encoding trehalose-6-phosphate synthase: protein MAAEAQGPGSDANSPVVVVANRLPVDQVTDADGTTRYQRSPGGLVTALEPFVAGRGGAWVGWSGAAGDAPEPFESGGMQLVPVPLSAEEVDRYYEGFSNASLWPLYHDVVEKPEYQRSWWNSYVEVNKRFADRAAEVAAEGAVVWVHDYQLQLVPALLRQRRPDLTIGFFLHIPFPPYELFTQLPWRSAIIEGLLGADLIGFQQPAGAVNFIDLAHRLHDLPTDGDTVSYEGRTVTARSFPISIDVASFDELARSPEVLARAAEIRQELGRPDKIVLGVDRLDYTKGIGVRLEAFGELLDDGAVEAPNTVLVQVATPSRERVEHYVTMRETIEQQVGHINGLHGSTAGPAVQYFNQSMPREELAALYRAADVMLVTPYRDGMNLVAKEYVAARGDDQGVLVLSEFAGAAAELTQALLVNPHDIDGLKHQLLRALRMDPAEAADRMRAMRAHIAEHDLDHWANSFIEQLQAQV from the coding sequence ATGGCAGCCGAAGCGCAGGGTCCCGGGTCCGACGCCAACAGTCCGGTGGTGGTGGTCGCGAACCGCCTCCCCGTCGACCAGGTCACCGACGCGGACGGGACGACGCGCTACCAGCGCAGCCCCGGTGGCCTGGTGACCGCGCTGGAGCCCTTCGTCGCCGGCCGCGGCGGGGCCTGGGTCGGCTGGTCGGGTGCGGCCGGCGACGCCCCGGAGCCCTTCGAGTCCGGCGGCATGCAGCTGGTACCGGTGCCGCTGTCGGCCGAGGAGGTCGACCGCTACTACGAGGGCTTCTCCAACGCCTCGCTGTGGCCGCTCTACCACGACGTCGTCGAGAAGCCGGAGTACCAGCGCAGCTGGTGGAACAGCTACGTCGAGGTCAACAAGCGCTTCGCCGACCGGGCCGCCGAGGTGGCCGCCGAGGGCGCGGTCGTGTGGGTGCACGACTACCAGCTGCAGCTGGTGCCGGCACTGCTGCGCCAGCGCCGGCCCGACCTGACCATCGGCTTCTTCCTGCACATCCCCTTCCCGCCCTACGAGCTGTTCACCCAGCTCCCCTGGCGCTCGGCGATCATCGAGGGCCTGCTGGGCGCGGACCTGATCGGCTTCCAGCAGCCCGCCGGGGCGGTCAACTTCATCGACCTGGCCCACCGGCTGCACGACCTGCCCACCGACGGCGACACGGTCAGCTACGAGGGCCGCACGGTGACCGCGAGGTCGTTCCCGATCTCGATCGACGTCGCCTCCTTCGACGAGCTCGCCCGCTCCCCCGAGGTGCTCGCCCGGGCCGCGGAGATCCGCCAGGAGCTGGGCCGGCCGGACAAGATCGTGCTCGGGGTCGACCGGCTGGACTACACCAAGGGCATCGGCGTCCGGCTGGAGGCCTTCGGCGAGCTGTTGGACGACGGTGCGGTCGAGGCGCCGAACACCGTCCTGGTGCAGGTGGCCACGCCCAGCCGCGAGCGGGTCGAGCACTACGTGACCATGCGCGAGACGATCGAGCAGCAGGTCGGGCACATCAACGGCCTGCACGGGTCGACCGCGGGCCCGGCGGTGCAGTACTTCAACCAGTCGATGCCGCGCGAGGAGCTCGCCGCCCTCTACCGGGCCGCCGACGTCATGCTGGTGACCCCCTACCGCGACGGCATGAACCTGGTCGCCAAGGAGTACGTGGCCGCTCGCGGCGACGACCAGGGCGTGCTGGTGCTCAGCGAGTTCGCCGGGGCCGCCGCCGAGCTCACCCAGGCGCTGCTGGTGAACCCGCACGACATCGACGGCCTGAAGCACCAGCTGCTGCGGGCGCTGCGGATGGACCCGGCCGAGGCGGCCGACCGGATGCGGGCGATGCGCGCGCACATCGCCGAGCACGACCTCGACCACTGGGCGAACTCCTTCATCGAGCAGCTCCAGGCCCAGGTGTGA
- a CDS encoding methyl-accepting chemotaxis protein, with amino-acid sequence MGLQRLGVGQRLVAGFVLVVLAMIAVTGLGVVRIKEVSNGLTVINDVNSVKQRYAINFRGSVHDRAINLRDVVLATTPADQQAAIAEIKRLAEVYAASAGPMSEIIADPELTDDEERADHAEIERIEKATLPVVDQVIALQTAGDPAALGVLMTQAKPLFVQWLASINTLIDLEEAKNQAEGAAARETADGYPVTMALLCGLAVVLASAIAWGVARSITRPMAGAVEVFVAVADGDLTRRLDVSSAGGLGELGAHANRALTRVSDAMGAVAGSAAELGAASDRIGTVSARIAEDARESSAQAGVVAGAADEVSRNVQTVAAGSQEMGVSIREIAQSANEAAQVASRAVAAAGTTTATVTRLGESSRQIGDVVKLISSIAEQTNLLALNATIEAARAGEAGKGFAVVANEVKELAQETARATEDIARRVETIQTDTGSAVGAIEEVASIISRINDHQLTIAAAVEEQTATTAEMDRNVTDAASGSGDIATNIAGVATAARSTAASAEESQRAAADLAQVSGRLQSLAAQFRL; translated from the coding sequence GTGGGACTGCAGCGTCTGGGCGTCGGGCAACGGCTGGTGGCGGGGTTCGTCCTCGTCGTCCTGGCCATGATCGCGGTGACCGGGCTGGGGGTGGTGCGGATCAAGGAGGTCAGCAACGGTCTCACCGTCATCAACGACGTCAACAGCGTCAAGCAGCGCTACGCGATCAACTTCCGCGGGAGCGTCCACGACCGGGCGATCAACCTGCGGGACGTCGTGCTGGCCACCACCCCGGCCGACCAGCAGGCGGCGATCGCGGAGATCAAGCGGCTGGCCGAGGTCTACGCCGCCTCGGCGGGCCCGATGTCGGAGATCATCGCCGATCCCGAGCTGACCGATGACGAGGAGCGGGCCGACCACGCCGAGATCGAGCGCATCGAGAAGGCGACGCTGCCGGTGGTCGACCAGGTGATCGCGCTGCAGACCGCCGGGGACCCGGCCGCCCTCGGCGTGCTGATGACCCAGGCCAAGCCGCTGTTCGTCCAGTGGCTGGCCTCGATCAACACGCTCATCGACCTGGAGGAGGCCAAGAACCAGGCCGAGGGGGCCGCGGCGCGCGAGACCGCCGACGGCTACCCGGTGACGATGGCGCTGCTCTGCGGGCTGGCCGTGGTGCTGGCCTCCGCCATCGCCTGGGGCGTGGCCCGCAGCATCACCCGGCCCATGGCGGGCGCGGTCGAGGTCTTCGTGGCCGTGGCCGACGGGGACCTCACCCGGCGCCTGGACGTCTCCTCGGCCGGTGGGCTCGGTGAGCTCGGGGCGCACGCCAACCGCGCGCTGACCCGGGTCTCCGACGCGATGGGCGCCGTGGCCGGCAGTGCCGCCGAGCTGGGCGCCGCCAGCGACCGGATCGGGACGGTGTCCGCCCGGATCGCCGAGGACGCCCGCGAGTCCTCCGCCCAGGCCGGGGTGGTGGCCGGTGCCGCCGACGAGGTGTCCCGCAACGTGCAGACCGTCGCCGCGGGCAGCCAGGAGATGGGCGTGTCCATCCGGGAGATCGCCCAGAGCGCGAACGAGGCCGCGCAGGTGGCCAGCCGGGCCGTCGCCGCGGCCGGCACCACCACCGCCACGGTCACCCGGCTGGGCGAGTCCTCCCGCCAGATCGGCGACGTGGTGAAGCTGATCTCCTCCATCGCCGAGCAGACCAACCTGCTGGCCCTCAACGCCACCATCGAGGCGGCGCGGGCCGGGGAGGCCGGCAAGGGCTTCGCGGTCGTGGCCAACGAGGTCAAGGAGCTCGCGCAGGAGACGGCCAGGGCCACCGAGGACATCGCCCGGCGCGTGGAGACGATCCAGACCGACACCGGCAGCGCGGTGGGCGCCATCGAGGAGGTGGCCTCGATCATCAGCCGGATCAACGACCACCAGCTCACCATCGCGGCGGCCGTGGAGGAGCAGACGGCGACGACGGCGGAGATGGACCGCAACGTCACCGATGCCGCCAGCGGGTCCGGGGACATCGCGACCAACATCGCCGGGGTCGCCACCGCCGCCCGCTCCACCGCGGCCTCGGCCGAGGAGTCCCAGCGCGCGGCCGCCGACCTCGCGCAGGTCTCCGGCCGGCTGCAGTCGCTGGCCGCCCAGTTCCGCCTCTGA
- a CDS encoding CrcB family protein, translating into MTALLVVLGALVGAPLRLFADRVATARRGGPSVLGTLTVNVVGSAVLGVLLGLRDVSPAVVALVGTGFCGSLTTFSTFGTDVVRLVEQRVVLRAAGYVTASLVLGLGVAALGYLLARG; encoded by the coding sequence GTGACCGCGCTGCTGGTGGTGCTGGGAGCGCTCGTCGGCGCGCCGCTGCGGCTGTTCGCCGACCGCGTGGCCACCGCCCGCCGGGGCGGGCCCAGCGTGCTCGGCACGCTCACGGTCAACGTCGTCGGCAGCGCGGTGCTCGGTGTGCTGCTGGGCCTGCGCGACGTCTCCCCCGCCGTCGTCGCGCTGGTGGGCACCGGCTTCTGCGGCTCGCTGACCACGTTCTCCACCTTCGGCACCGACGTCGTCCGGCTGGTGGAGCAGCGGGTCGTGCTGCGGGCGGCCGGCTACGTCACCGCCTCGCTGGTGCTCGGGCTGGGTGTCGCGGCGCTCGGGTACCTGCTCGCCCGCGGCTGA
- the crcB gene encoding fluoride efflux transporter CrcB has protein sequence MCTGQPVGSARGCSTWNRCRWDAAPVATGAAGARGGPLIGYLAAALGGALGSLARWGLGRALPHPVGAWPTATLLINLSGCLVLGVLAVALFTRHPRSPWLRPFLGTGVLGGWTTFSTFAVDTVQLADAGRGAAAVGYVLASVVGGVLAAAAGVRLGRVLGVPREPRR, from the coding sequence ATGTGCACGGGCCAACCAGTCGGGAGCGCCCGTGGCTGTTCCACGTGGAACAGGTGCCGGTGGGATGCTGCCCCGGTCGCGACCGGCGCGGCCGGGGCCCGGGGAGGACCGCTGATCGGCTACCTCGCCGCCGCCCTCGGGGGCGCGCTGGGCTCGCTGGCCCGCTGGGGCCTGGGCCGGGCACTCCCCCACCCGGTCGGCGCCTGGCCCACGGCGACGCTGCTGATCAACCTCAGCGGCTGCCTGGTGCTCGGTGTGCTGGCCGTCGCGCTGTTCACCCGGCATCCCCGCTCGCCCTGGCTGCGCCCCTTCCTCGGCACCGGCGTCCTCGGTGGCTGGACGACGTTCTCCACCTTCGCCGTCGACACCGTCCAGCTGGCCGACGCCGGCCGGGGCGCCGCCGCCGTCGGCTACGTGCTGGCCTCGGTGGTGGGCGGGGTGCTGGCCGCGGCGGCCGGCGTCCGGCTCGGCCGGGTGCTGGGCGTCCCGCGGGAACCGCGCCGGTGA